The Candidatus Nomurabacteria bacterium genomic sequence TATCATATTTGATGTTACCAGTAATCGACACATTCGCATTTGGCGCCCAGACGATAATCATCTTTCCTTTACCTATAGGATCTTTAGCTTCTACTTTTAACGAATTTGATTGCGTTACGTGCAGTCCATTTCCTAGGTCTGAAATATTTAACTTCCTACTAGAATCAATAATGGGTATCTGACTACCGGCTGTTAGTGCGGGGACTGCATCTGGGATTGTGCCGACACCAGTACTACTCGAGAAGTTACCGCAAGAACTCGTATCGTTAGCAAAGGTAAGAATATTAAGTCTATAATCGCAAGTGCCCGATGGCACCCCAGAAAATCCTCCCGCATACCCCGAAAGAGAGGCGACTCCTACGACTGGTCCGGGAGCGATTATGCCGTACTCAACCCAGCTGCCATACGTCTTTCTGCTTCCACCAACCATCTTTGTCGATGTACTTGCATATACCTTTGCAGAGGCACTTCCAGGCCCACCGGCGAAACCTCTCCCGACCCTAAGGTCGCCACCTTGAATCTGTACGAACGCATGCTCCGCCACAAATATACATGCCGACTGACTATAACGATCTGTTGGCGAATCATTTTGAGTTGGTTGGTGGATTTTTAGAAAATAACATATTTTTGTGCCAGGACCCCAAGAAGGATCAAGTGCAGGCCTAGATGCTGCGGTGTTAATAACGTTATATCCTGGATTGAATGTCCTATTATTAGAATCGAGATTGTCATTGCATGATTGAGTTAATACTTGCCTGGTCAGCTGCGCACAAGTTCCCCCGCTAAGTCTAGAAACATCTTGCCCAGGGCTCACGACAACTTGAGTAATTGACCATTCAGTTGATTGACTAGTAGTGTCGATAGATGTGTTGTTTACACTAAAGACTAATGGCTGAACGCTCGCGCCACTTCCCGGGAAAACAGCTTGACTAGCGGGAGTCACTGACGGTATCAAATTGTACACTTTAGGCGCTGGTGTCGGCGGCGGCGTCACAGGGGGTTTAATTTCATCACACGCATTACCAATATAACTACGGAGCTGCTCAGCTAGGTTGGAATAGTTAGAATCAATGTGAAAGGTGTGCGTCGAATTATTAGAGCTACCATTAATCACACTGTTAAGTGCACCCTGATCCGCATTACCGATAATACCTCCTAGTATCAATTTAGGGTTTCCGATATCCGGACCACCTGCTTTTAATTTCCTTACAGCATTTTGAGCCAACCTGACCGCGTTACCAACGCCAGATGGCTGGTT encodes the following:
- a CDS encoding VWA domain-containing protein is translated as MTIWMNRILPWVIMFGIGITALVAAIVTPYSYAQSTPLCHVAMVLDRSGSVGPTNERTLQAQIKLLFQPPGNNNNNTNTGLYDPNIFLAFWSFAYGVADSNYDAPYSDFVSSYGNLDPGYYNFMANLNSIVSYGGTDYEQGFGYDHGNLNPAIAGIMKKTDIIVFMTDGLPNQPSGVGNAVRLAQNAVRKLKAGGPDIGNPKLILGGIIGNADQGALNSVINGSSNNSTHTFHIDSNYSNLAEQLRSYIGNACDEIKPPVTPPPTPAPKVYNLIPSVTPASQAVFPGSGASVQPLVFSVNNTSIDTTSQSTEWSITQVVVSPGQDVSRLSGGTCAQLTRQVLTQSCNDNLDSNNRTFNPGYNVINTAASRPALDPSWGPGTKICYFLKIHQPTQNDSPTDRYSQSACIFVAEHAFVQIQGGDLRVGRGFAGGPGSASAKVYASTSTKMVGGSRKTYGSWVEYGIIAPGPVVGVASLSGYAGGFSGVPSGTCDYRLNILTFANDTSSCGNFSSSTGVGTIPDAVPALTAGSQIPIIDSSRKLNISDLGNGLHVTQSNSLKVEAKDPIGKGKMIIVWAPNANVSITGNIKYDNGKGVDPYKDISEIPQLVIIANNIYIDKSVKQIDAWLIASGAGGNISTCGDDVNIHLSTKVCDIKLLINGPVMARHLYLLRTYGADSGAGDPAEIINLPGTTSLWSQIKGGGESVGKLQTTYSTDLPPYY